A window of the Lolium perenne isolate Kyuss_39 chromosome 7, Kyuss_2.0, whole genome shotgun sequence genome harbors these coding sequences:
- the LOC127312845 gene encoding uncharacterized protein — protein sequence MDLQSLRRFWGEWEIRVLLIVSLWLQIFLLLAGGLRKRSVTTWLRMLLWLAYLLADSIAIYSLGNLSQNQKRSGSLDQEMHLLAFWAPFLILHLGGQDTITAFSIEDNELWLRHLLSLVSQVALAVYVYWKSRPTGAGLLIPAIIMFVSGVIKYGERTWALKSASMSSFRSSLLTPPDAGPSYAKFLEMYQSAIDSGLHAHIVIVPEEPCDGGVQVEEERIRYRDLVYTSYKFFETFRRLFVDLILSFQDRADSLAFFRKLKMDQAFKVVEIELMLMYESFHSKCVVIHGPVGRILRVFTLAAPAVSLVVFAAWEDKRGYKKVDIVISYVLLGGAFLLETYAILLMIVSPWSYVYMRDKQGDGWSARADKLFGWLSFFQPERRPRWSNQMAQYNLLTYCLKDKPRWYTRAMEELEWKHNIRLKTMWDSFWYTNHTDVSLVLKNLIFQQFKEKANSTSDPLSYRQFGEHRGQWILQRNGCYQQLGWSVELEFDESMLLWHIATDLCYYGERRDNHDFSESDSATSGGCFWSYEDFDGLWSFIEVEYRPLQSLSKQISNYMLFLLVMRPFMMTATIGQIRFGDTCAEAKTFFHRGADDDLTEVQGAEMLSAVQTNNIRPRDVKGDRSKSVLFDACRLAEVLRTLHPQAKRWRVISGVWVEMLCYAAGKCRGNFHAKQLSQGGELLTVVWLLMAHFGIGEQYRVESGHARTKIVIET from the coding sequence ATGGACCTCCAGTCGTTGCGGCGATTTTGGGGGGAGTGGGAGATCCGTGTGCTGCTCATCGTCAGCCTGTGGCTGCAGATCTTCCTCCTGTTGGCCGGCGGCTTGCGCAAGCGCAGTGTCACCACCTGGCTGCGCATGCTTCTGTGGCTGGCCTACCTGCTCGCGGATTCCATCGCCATCTACTCGCTGGGTAACCTGTCGCAGAACCAGAAGCGCAGCGGCTCTCTTGACCAAGAGATGCATCTGTTGGCCTTTTGGGCTCCCTTCCTCATCCTGCACCTCGGTGGCCAGGACACCATCACCGCGTTCTCCATCGAGGACAACGAGCTGTGGCTTCGTCACCTGCTGAGCCTCGTCTCTCAGGTTGCTCTCGCGGTGTATGTGTACTGGAAATCTCGGCCAACCGGCGCCGGCCTCCTGATACCGGCGATCATTATGTTCGTGTCAGGTGTCATCAAGTACGGCGAGAGGACGTGGGCGCTCAAGTCGGCGAGCATGAGCAGTTTCCGGAGCTCGTTGCTGACGCCGCCGGATGCTGGACCCAGCTACGCCAAGTTCCTCGAGATGTACCAGTCGGCCATTGATTCGGGCTTGCACGCCCATATCGTTATCGTGCCGGAAGAGCCCTGCGACGGTGGCGTGCAAGTCGAAGAAGAGCGGATCCGGTACCGGGATCTTGTTTACACGTCGTACAAGTTCTTCGAGACCTTCCGGCGACTCTTCGTGGACTTGATCCTGAGCTTCCAGGATCGCGCCGACAGCCTCGCCTTCTTCCGGAAGCTCAAGATGGATCAGGCGTTCAAGGTGGTTGAGATCGAGCTGATGCTCATGTACGAATCCTTCCATTCCAAGTGCGTGGTGATCCATGGCCCAGTTGGCCGCATCCTCCGTGTGTTCACTCTCGCGGCGCCAGCGGTGTCGCTCGTGGTCTTTGCAGCGTGGGAGGACAAGCGAGGTTACAAGAAGGTCGACATTGTCATCTCATATGTGCTCCTGGGAGGTGCTTTTTTGCTGGAGACTTACGCGATCCTCCTGATGATCGTTTCTCCGTGGAGCTATGTCTACATGCGGGACAAGCAGGGAGATGGTTGGTCAGCAAGGGCGGACAAACTGTTTGGCTGGCTGAGTTTCTTCCAGCCGGAGAGAAGGCCGAGGTGGTCAAACCAGATGGCGCAGTACAACTTGCTAACCTACTGTCTCAAGGACAAACCTCGATGGTACACAAGAGCAATGGAGGAGCTGGAGTGGAAGCACAACATCCGTCTCAAGACGATGTGGGACAGCTTCTGGTACACAAATCACACGGATGTGTCCTTGGTACTCAAAAATCTCATCTTCCAGCAGTTCAAGGAGAAGGCAAACAGCACATCAGATCCATTGAGCTACCGTCAGTTTGGCGAGCACCGTGGGCAGTGGATACTCCAGCGCAATGGCTGCTACCAGCAACTTGGGTGGAGCGTTGAGCTAGAGTTCGACGAGAGCATGCTCCTGTGGCATATAGCTACGGATTTGTGCTACTACGGCGAGCGTAGAGATAATCACGACTTCAGCGAGAGCGACAGCGCCACCTCTGGAGGCTGCTTCTGGTCCTACGAGGATTTCGATGGCCTGTGGAGCTTCATCGAGGTGGAGTATCGTCCATTGCAATCACTGAGCAAGCAGATCTCGAATTACATGCTCTTCCTTCTTGTGATGCGCCCTTTCATGATGACGGCCACCATCGGGCAGATCCGCTTTGGTGACACCTGCGCCGAAGCCAAAACCTTTTTCCACCGAGGCGCGGACGACGACCTCACTGAGGTACAGGGAGCGGAGATGCTTTCCGCTGTGCAGACCAACAACATCAGGCCGCGGGACGTAAAAGGAGACAGGAGCAAGTCAGTGTTGTTCGACGCATGCCGGCTGGCGGAGGTGCTGCGGACCCTGCATCCCCAGGCGAAGCGATGGAGGGTCATTTCTGGCGTTTGGGTGGAGATGCTGTGCTATGCCGCCGGCAAGTGCCGGGGCAACTTCCACGCCAAGCAGCTAAGCCAGGGAGGAGAGTTGCTTACCGTTGTGTGGTTGCTCATGGCGCACTTCGGTATTGGGGAGCAGTACAGAGTAGAGTCTGGCCATGCTAGGACCAAGATCGTCATTGAAACCTGA